From the Streptomyces syringium genome, one window contains:
- a CDS encoding NUDIX hydrolase: MDEWLKDSTEVEASWVTVDLAIFTVRGDQLMVLLIERGLEPFRGRPALPGGYVQKDETLREGALRELWEEAGIDGSRLHLEQLGAYGDPRRDPRGRVVTIAYLALGPDLPVPVGGTDAERAYWAPVSELAEGAGELAFDHLIILTDALEEIRRKLEYTAVATVFCGESFTLSELRTVYEVIWGQHLDPSNFRRKVLNTAGFVKPTGEQRLPPTGRPAALYSRGSAWLLSPPLLRGASHPA, translated from the coding sequence GTGGATGAGTGGCTGAAAGACTCCACTGAAGTGGAGGCATCGTGGGTGACGGTGGACTTGGCGATCTTCACTGTCAGGGGCGATCAGTTGATGGTGCTCCTGATCGAGCGCGGGCTGGAGCCCTTCCGCGGTCGGCCCGCACTGCCTGGTGGCTACGTCCAGAAGGACGAGACCTTGCGTGAGGGGGCGCTGCGTGAACTCTGGGAGGAGGCCGGGATCGACGGCAGCCGACTGCACTTGGAGCAGCTCGGTGCCTACGGAGATCCTCGACGCGACCCGAGGGGAAGGGTAGTCACCATCGCCTATCTCGCCCTGGGGCCGGATCTTCCCGTTCCTGTGGGTGGTACCGACGCCGAGCGTGCCTACTGGGCCCCTGTGTCAGAACTGGCGGAAGGTGCGGGGGAGCTGGCGTTCGATCACTTGATCATCCTCACGGATGCCCTGGAGGAGATCCGTAGGAAGCTGGAGTACACCGCTGTCGCCACAGTCTTCTGCGGAGAGTCGTTCACCCTGAGCGAGCTGCGCACTGTCTATGAAGTGATCTGGGGGCAGCATCTGGATCCGAGCAACTTCCGCCGCAAAGTGCTCAACACCGCGGGGTTCGTGAAACCCACAGGGGAACAGCGGCTGCCCCCCACCGGTCGTCCAGCCGCCCTCTATAGCCGGGGAAGTGCGTGGCTGCTCAGCCCGCCCTTGCTACGCGGCGCCAGCCACCCCGCATAG
- a CDS encoding 5'-methylthioadenosine/S-adenosylhomocysteine nucleosidase family protein has protein sequence MITNRGIVSHGDNNNFSNNAVGDNAHVSTATPYFNTGTPAAERSAIWDVGVVTILSEELRSVVDELKLERHKEPSGLYFYRGEHTTPESTIRIVATQSQSQGQRSAMAALENLRRHYDPRLWALVGVGGGIHDEHARIGNVIISTDIVYYENRKINPRGAVRRRGEHRQSPAPVVHAVNAFFTDHGTPARVHGQLTANASDEFEVYPGVIGSGEAVIADRESEIRSYLTNYHEKVLAVDMEAGGLSQYWQENSFHGAINPGWIVIRGVSDNADEKKGHGYHELAARNAAHILRRLLSYLC, from the coding sequence GTGATCACCAATCGAGGCATCGTCAGTCACGGCGACAACAACAACTTCAGTAACAACGCCGTCGGAGATAATGCCCATGTCTCCACAGCCACCCCTTACTTCAACACGGGCACTCCCGCCGCCGAACGGTCCGCTATATGGGACGTCGGAGTAGTCACAATCCTGAGCGAGGAACTGCGCTCTGTCGTAGACGAGTTAAAATTGGAGCGCCACAAAGAACCTAGCGGACTATATTTCTATCGAGGCGAACACACCACACCGGAATCGACCATCCGCATCGTGGCCACTCAGAGCCAGAGCCAGGGGCAGCGATCGGCGATGGCCGCCCTGGAGAACCTGCGTCGCCACTACGACCCGCGTCTGTGGGCCCTGGTCGGTGTGGGTGGCGGCATCCACGACGAGCACGCCCGCATCGGCAACGTCATCATCTCCACTGACATCGTCTACTACGAGAATCGCAAGATCAATCCGCGAGGGGCAGTTCGTCGACGCGGGGAGCATCGACAGTCGCCGGCGCCAGTCGTCCATGCGGTGAACGCCTTCTTTACCGATCACGGAACCCCAGCACGCGTACACGGTCAGCTCACTGCGAACGCCTCGGATGAATTCGAGGTCTACCCGGGAGTGATCGGGTCAGGTGAAGCAGTCATCGCCGACCGCGAGAGCGAAATCCGAAGCTACCTCACGAACTATCACGAGAAGGTTCTGGCGGTTGATATGGAAGCCGGAGGACTGAGTCAATACTGGCAGGAGAATTCCTTCCATGGCGCAATCAACCCTGGATGGATCGTCATCCGAGGAGTATCCGACAACGCCGATGAGAAGAAAGGCCACGGATATCACGAACTCGCAGCCCGAAACGCCGCGCACATCCTACGGCGACTCCTATCATACCTCTGTTGA
- a CDS encoding APC family permease has protein sequence MSKLTDLPKRILIGRALHSNKLGETLLPKRIALPVFASDPLSSVAYAPGEVLLVLSVAGVSAYHFSPWIAVAVVVLMFTVVASYRQNVHAYPSGGGDYEVANTNLGPKAGLTVASALLVDYVLTVAVSISSGIENLGSAIPFVIEHKTACAVGVIVLLTLMNLRGVKESGKLFAIPTYVFVGGVFLMIAWGIVRGAFMGDTMKAPTADYTIHAEHQGLAGFALVFLLLRAFSSGCAALTGVEAISNGVPAFRKPKSKNAATTLALMGGLAVTMFCGIIALAMVTKVRMAENPATDLLKDGKPVGDDYTQNPVISQVAEAVFGNGSFLFIVLAAATALVLFLAANTAYNGFPLLGSILAQDRYLPRQLHTRGDRLAFSNGIVLLSGAAAILVVIYGADSTRLIQLYIVGVFVSFTLSQIGMVRHWNRHLAAETDPAERRRMVRSRAINTFGAFFTGLVLVVVLLTKFTHGAWVALLGMVIFYATMTAIRKHYDRVAEEIAVEDEPGEEAVRPSRVHSIVLVSKIHKPTLRALAYAKLMRSDTLEALTISVDATETKALHEEWSRRGLDVPLKVLDSPYREITRPIIDYVKRLRKESPRDVVSVYIPEYVVGHWYEHLLHNQSALRLKGRLLFTPGVMVTSVPWQLDSSEAAKRRARKRAEWNAPGSVRRGPVAQPKREKAATKK, from the coding sequence GTGTCCAAACTGACCGACCTGCCCAAACGGATCCTTATCGGCCGGGCGCTGCACAGCAACAAGCTGGGGGAGACACTCCTCCCCAAGCGCATCGCCCTCCCCGTCTTCGCCTCCGACCCGCTGTCCTCGGTGGCGTACGCGCCGGGCGAAGTGCTGCTCGTCCTCTCCGTGGCAGGCGTGTCGGCCTACCACTTCAGTCCATGGATCGCGGTCGCGGTCGTGGTGCTGATGTTCACGGTGGTCGCCTCGTACCGCCAGAACGTGCACGCCTACCCCAGCGGCGGCGGCGACTACGAGGTCGCCAACACCAACCTGGGCCCCAAGGCCGGACTGACCGTCGCCAGCGCCCTGCTCGTCGACTACGTCCTGACCGTCGCGGTCTCGATCTCCTCCGGAATCGAGAACCTCGGCTCCGCCATCCCCTTCGTCATCGAGCACAAGACGGCCTGCGCCGTCGGCGTCATCGTGCTGCTCACGCTGATGAACCTGCGCGGCGTCAAGGAGTCCGGCAAGCTCTTCGCCATTCCGACGTACGTCTTCGTCGGCGGTGTCTTCCTGATGATCGCCTGGGGCATCGTCCGCGGGGCGTTCATGGGCGACACCATGAAGGCACCCACCGCCGACTACACCATCCACGCCGAACACCAGGGACTCGCGGGCTTCGCCCTCGTCTTCCTGCTGCTGCGCGCCTTCTCCTCCGGCTGTGCCGCCCTCACCGGTGTCGAGGCCATCAGCAACGGCGTGCCCGCCTTCCGCAAGCCCAAGAGCAAGAACGCCGCGACGACGCTCGCGCTCATGGGCGGCCTCGCCGTCACCATGTTCTGCGGCATCATCGCCCTGGCCATGGTCACCAAGGTGCGGATGGCCGAGAACCCGGCCACCGACCTGCTCAAGGACGGCAAGCCGGTCGGCGACGACTACACCCAGAACCCGGTGATCTCGCAGGTCGCCGAGGCGGTCTTCGGCAACGGCTCGTTCCTCTTCATCGTGCTCGCCGCCGCCACCGCCCTCGTGCTCTTCCTGGCCGCGAACACCGCCTACAACGGCTTCCCGCTGCTCGGCTCGATCCTCGCCCAGGACCGCTACCTGCCGCGCCAGCTGCACACCCGCGGCGACCGCCTCGCGTTCTCCAACGGCATCGTGCTGCTCTCCGGGGCCGCCGCGATACTCGTCGTCATCTACGGGGCCGACTCCACCCGCCTCATCCAGCTCTACATCGTCGGCGTCTTCGTCTCCTTCACCCTCAGCCAGATCGGCATGGTCCGGCACTGGAACCGCCACCTGGCCGCCGAGACCGACCCGGCCGAGCGCCGCCGCATGGTCCGCTCCCGCGCGATCAACACCTTCGGCGCCTTCTTCACCGGCCTGGTCCTCGTCGTGGTGCTGCTGACGAAGTTCACCCACGGCGCGTGGGTCGCCCTGCTCGGCATGGTGATCTTCTACGCCACCATGACCGCGATCCGTAAGCACTACGACCGGGTCGCCGAGGAGATCGCCGTCGAGGACGAGCCCGGCGAAGAGGCCGTGCGCCCCTCCCGGGTGCACTCCATCGTCCTCGTCTCCAAGATCCACAAGCCGACCCTGCGGGCCCTGGCCTACGCCAAGCTCATGCGCTCCGACACCCTCGAGGCCCTGACCATCAGCGTCGACGCCACCGAGACCAAGGCGCTGCACGAGGAATGGTCGCGCCGTGGCCTCGACGTCCCCCTGAAGGTCCTCGACTCGCCCTACCGTGAGATCACCCGGCCGATCATCGACTACGTCAAGCGGCTGCGGAAGGAAAGCCCGCGCGACGTGGTCAGCGTCTACATCCCCGAATACGTGGTCGGCCACTGGTACGAGCACCTGCTGCACAACCAGAGCGCGCTGCGCCTGAAGGGCCGGCTGCTCTTCACGCCCGGCGTGATGGTCACCTCGGTGCCCTGGCAGCTCGACTCCTCCGAGGCCGCCAAGCGACGGGCCCGCAAGCGCGCCGAGTGGAACGCCCCGGGTTCGGTGCGCCGCGGCCCGGTCGCGCAGCCGAAGCGGGAAAAGGCCGCCACGAAGAAGTAG
- a CDS encoding class I SAM-dependent RNA methyltransferase, which translates to MQHETEASLVGHEYEVEVGPVAHGGHCVARTDAGRVLFVRHALPGERVVARVTEGESTSRFLRADAVQVLEASKDRVEAPCPFSGPGKCGGCDWQHAKPGAQRRLKGEVIAEQLMRLAGLTPEEAGWDGTVVPADGDKLPAGEVPAWRTRVQYAVDAEGHAGLRKHRSHEVEVIDRCLIAAPGVTELGIEKREWPQMASVEAIAASGSGDRQVVLTPRPGGRLPIVELDKPVSVLRIGEKDKQVHPVHGRAFVRERADGRTYRVGEGGFWQVHPQAADMLVKAVMQGLMPRKGDMALDLYCGVGLFAGALAERIGDKGAVLGIESGKRAVEDARHNLKDLDRVRIEQGKVEQVLPRTRIEEADLIVLDPPRAGAGKQTVRHLASLGARRIAYVACDPAALARDLAYFAEEGYKPVKLRAFDFFPMTHHVECVAILKPVAKEA; encoded by the coding sequence ATGCAGCACGAGACCGAAGCATCGCTGGTCGGCCACGAGTACGAGGTCGAGGTGGGCCCCGTCGCCCACGGCGGCCACTGCGTCGCCCGCACGGACGCGGGCCGGGTCCTGTTCGTCCGGCACGCGCTCCCCGGCGAGCGGGTCGTCGCCCGGGTGACGGAGGGCGAGTCGACGTCCCGCTTCCTGCGCGCGGACGCGGTCCAGGTCCTGGAGGCCTCGAAGGACCGCGTCGAGGCCCCGTGCCCCTTCTCGGGCCCCGGCAAGTGCGGCGGCTGCGACTGGCAGCACGCCAAGCCCGGCGCCCAGCGCCGCCTCAAGGGCGAGGTCATCGCCGAGCAGCTGATGCGCCTCGCGGGCCTGACCCCCGAGGAAGCGGGCTGGGACGGCACGGTCGTGCCGGCCGACGGCGACAAGCTCCCGGCCGGCGAGGTCCCCGCCTGGCGCACCCGCGTGCAGTACGCGGTCGACGCCGAGGGCCACGCGGGACTGCGCAAGCACCGCTCGCACGAGGTCGAGGTCATCGACCGCTGCCTGATCGCCGCCCCGGGCGTCACGGAGCTGGGCATCGAGAAGCGCGAGTGGCCGCAGATGGCCTCCGTCGAGGCCATCGCCGCCTCCGGCTCCGGCGACCGCCAGGTGGTCCTCACCCCGAGGCCGGGCGGCCGCCTCCCGATCGTCGAGCTCGACAAGCCGGTCTCGGTCCTGCGCATCGGCGAGAAGGACAAGCAGGTCCACCCCGTCCACGGCCGCGCCTTCGTCCGCGAGCGCGCCGACGGCCGCACCTACCGCGTCGGCGAGGGCGGCTTCTGGCAGGTCCACCCGCAGGCGGCGGACATGCTGGTGAAGGCCGTCATGCAGGGCCTGATGCCCCGCAAGGGCGACATGGCCCTCGACCTCTACTGCGGCGTCGGCCTCTTCGCGGGCGCGCTCGCCGAGCGCATCGGCGACAAGGGCGCGGTGCTCGGCATCGAGTCCGGCAAGCGCGCGGTGGAGGACGCCCGCCACAACCTGAAGGACCTGGACCGGGTCCGCATCGAGCAGGGCAAGGTCGAGCAGGTCCTGCCCCGCACCCGCATCGAGGAAGCCGACCTCATCGTCCTCGACCCGCCCCGCGCGGGCGCCGGCAAGCAGACGGTCCGCCACCTCGCCTCCCTCGGCGCCCGCCGCATCGCCTACGTGGCCTGCGACCCGGCAGCCCTGGCCCGCGACCTGGCGTACTTCGCGGAAGAGGGCTACAAGCCGGTCAAGCTCCGGGCGTTCGACTTCTTCCCGATGACGCACCACGTGGAGTGCGTGGCGATCCTGAAGCCGGTGGCGAAGGAGGCGTGA